From Enterococcus mediterraneensis, the proteins below share one genomic window:
- the comGA gene encoding competence type IV pilus ATPase ComGA, with protein sequence MDIEKFTDELIFFGRQERMQDLAIHPYEEHMRVLFRKNTSIHLYKELSFEDAHQVISRFKYLGKMDIGEKRKVQLGAITYRTKEFIQRLRLSTVGDYRLQESLVARFLYPLSDDTQHFFLPEQLLIVTQQTRPTGLYLFSGPTGSGKTTLMYHLAKKEDGQVITIEDPVEIEEPQFLQLQTNEKIQQTYDQLIQLSLRHRPDLLIIGEIRDKKTAAAAIRAALTGHKVFATIHARGVAETLDRIRDLVGENQELEHCLAGVIYQRLLSATDGRTGALLAYEFKDKAVMSDWRENLTKLAREGRIDETTLQIER encoded by the coding sequence ATGGATATTGAAAAATTCACAGATGAGTTGATTTTCTTTGGGCGACAGGAAAGGATGCAAGATCTAGCGATCCATCCTTACGAAGAACACATGCGGGTCTTGTTTCGGAAAAATACGTCCATCCATCTTTATAAAGAGCTTTCTTTTGAAGATGCACATCAAGTGATCAGCCGTTTCAAATATTTGGGAAAGATGGATATAGGAGAAAAACGCAAAGTCCAGCTAGGTGCCATCACCTATCGGACAAAGGAATTCATTCAGCGTTTGCGTTTGTCGACAGTAGGAGATTATCGTTTGCAGGAGAGTTTGGTAGCACGATTCCTATATCCGTTGTCTGACGATACTCAACACTTTTTTCTGCCTGAACAATTGCTGATCGTTACCCAGCAGACGCGTCCGACCGGGCTGTATTTGTTTAGCGGACCCACTGGCAGCGGCAAAACCACATTGATGTACCATTTGGCAAAAAAGGAGGATGGACAAGTCATCACTATTGAAGATCCGGTCGAGATCGAAGAGCCGCAATTTTTACAACTGCAGACCAATGAAAAGATCCAGCAGACTTATGATCAGCTGATCCAGTTGTCGTTGCGGCATCGACCGGATTTATTGATCATCGGCGAGATACGGGATAAGAAGACGGCAGCGGCAGCGATCCGGGCGGCTCTTACTGGGCACAAAGTATTCGCGACGATCCATGCCCGCGGAGTCGCAGAAACATTGGATCGGATCCGGGACCTGGTAGGCGAGAACCAAGAGCTGGAACATTGTTTGGCAGGAGTCATCTATCAACGGCTCCTATCAGCCACAGATGGAAGGACTGGCGCGCTTTTGGCCTACGAATTTAAAGATAAAGCGGTAATGTCGGATTGGCGAGAAAATCTTACAAAATTAGCGAGGGAAGGAAGGATCGATGAAACGACTTTGCAAATTGAAAGATAA
- a CDS encoding Hsp20/alpha crystallin family protein — protein sequence MANLIPRDFKDLGNAEDLFGKLMNNFWQERQISTDIKEYDDHYLVKADLPGVDKNDIKVSYVNNILSITATQSAEKEEKDDAGRYLRRERSSSSYQRSFTIQDIDDANIKAKFDNGVLTLNLPKAGYKDAPGSNITIE from the coding sequence ATGGCTAACTTGATTCCAAGAGATTTCAAAGATCTAGGCAATGCAGAGGATTTGTTTGGTAAATTGATGAATAATTTTTGGCAAGAACGGCAGATTTCCACTGATATCAAAGAATACGACGATCATTATCTGGTAAAAGCGGATCTTCCAGGTGTCGATAAAAACGACATCAAAGTCAGTTACGTCAATAATATTTTATCGATCACCGCGACACAATCAGCGGAAAAAGAAGAAAAAGATGATGCCGGACGCTACCTGCGCCGTGAACGTTCTAGCAGTTCCTATCAACGAAGCTTCACTATCCAAGATATCGACGACGCTAATATCAAAGCAAAATTCGATAATGGTGTATTGACGCTGAACTTGCCAAAAGCCGGCTACAAAGACGCACCCGGCAGTAATATCACAATTGAATAG
- the glmU gene encoding bifunctional UDP-N-acetylglucosamine diphosphorylase/glucosamine-1-phosphate N-acetyltransferase GlmU, with product MTTRFAIILAAGKGTRMKSKLYKVLHPVCGKPMVEHIMNRVMETQPQEIVTVVGHGADKVKEQLGERSQYALQAEQLGTGHAVLQVEPFLKGKKGTTLVISGDTPLLTTETLNNLFEYHQGKNASATILTAKADDPTGYGRIIRDHVGIVEKIVEQKDANPEEAKVTEINTGTYCFDNELLFEALSHLDTDNAQGEYYLTDIIEILKANGKTVAAYQTEDFEESLGVNDRVALAQANQIMRKRINHQHMVNGVSLIDPAATYIDAGVKIGAETVIEPGVYLKGATVIGEECVITAQSQIVDSVIEDGVVVKSSVIEESLVKKGADVGPFAHLRPKAEIHENAHIGNFVEVKNAQIGEGTKVGHLTYVGDATLGKEINVGCGVVFVNYDGKQKYHTTVGDHSFIGSNANLVGPVNVAQNTSIAAGTTVTQDIPEYAMAIGRVRQENKENYAKKLPFLN from the coding sequence GTGACAACACGTTTTGCAATTATTTTGGCAGCGGGTAAAGGAACCCGTATGAAATCCAAATTATATAAAGTATTACATCCGGTTTGCGGCAAACCGATGGTAGAGCATATCATGAACCGAGTAATGGAAACACAGCCTCAAGAAATCGTTACTGTTGTTGGCCATGGCGCCGACAAAGTGAAGGAACAACTAGGCGAGCGCAGCCAATACGCACTGCAAGCAGAGCAATTAGGAACAGGACATGCGGTATTGCAAGTAGAGCCGTTTTTAAAAGGTAAAAAAGGCACGACGTTGGTAATCAGCGGCGATACACCTTTGTTGACTACTGAAACGCTGAATAATCTTTTTGAATACCATCAAGGAAAAAACGCCAGCGCAACGATTTTGACTGCCAAAGCAGATGATCCAACCGGTTATGGCCGGATCATCCGCGATCATGTTGGGATCGTGGAAAAAATCGTAGAACAAAAAGACGCGAATCCAGAAGAAGCGAAAGTAACAGAGATCAATACCGGTACCTATTGTTTTGACAATGAATTGCTGTTTGAAGCATTGTCCCATTTAGATACTGATAATGCTCAAGGAGAATACTACCTGACAGATATCATCGAGATCTTGAAAGCAAACGGCAAAACCGTAGCGGCTTATCAAACGGAAGATTTTGAAGAATCTTTAGGTGTCAACGATCGAGTAGCATTAGCCCAAGCCAATCAGATCATGCGCAAACGAATCAACCATCAGCACATGGTCAACGGAGTATCATTGATTGATCCTGCGGCGACTTATATCGATGCCGGAGTCAAGATCGGTGCAGAAACAGTCATCGAACCAGGCGTATATTTGAAAGGTGCTACGGTGATCGGAGAAGAATGCGTGATCACTGCGCAATCACAGATTGTAGATAGTGTGATTGAAGACGGTGTCGTGGTGAAATCTTCAGTCATCGAAGAAAGTCTCGTTAAAAAAGGCGCTGACGTGGGTCCATTCGCTCATTTACGTCCAAAAGCTGAAATCCATGAAAATGCCCATATCGGTAATTTCGTTGAAGTGAAAAATGCTCAGATCGGTGAAGGAACAAAAGTCGGACACCTGACATATGTTGGGGACGCGACACTAGGGAAAGAGATCAATGTGGGCTGTGGCGTCGTTTTTGTCAACTATGACGGCAAGCAAAAATATCACACAACTGTCGGTGATCACAGCTTCATCGGTTCTAACGCCAACTTGGTAGGTCCAGTCAATGTCGCGCAGAATACATCCATCGCGGCAGGGACGACCGTTACTCAAGATATCCCTGAATATGCTATGGCAATCGGTCGTGTTCGCCAAGAAAACAAAGAGAATTACGCAAAAAAATTGCCATTTTTGAATTAA
- the comGD gene encoding competence type IV pilus minor pilin ComGD encodes MSKTAGFTLAESLAVLAIVSFFTLLPLLALQRWQEILNVQQFLARFEKSILVTQQLAITDKTRTQFFLTPDQRSIYFSTSRQPESQLPTLMIPQELTVNKFPAIAFVAQTGNNSKMETITFQWKAQRQTIQYKFQLGSGHYQKVID; translated from the coding sequence ATGAGTAAAACGGCGGGGTTTACATTAGCAGAGTCGCTGGCAGTCTTAGCGATCGTCAGCTTTTTTACACTGCTGCCGCTGCTTGCCCTGCAAAGATGGCAAGAGATCCTGAATGTACAACAGTTTTTAGCGCGGTTTGAAAAAAGTATATTGGTCACCCAGCAACTGGCAATCACTGATAAGACCCGCACGCAGTTTTTTCTCACGCCGGATCAGCGAAGTATCTATTTTTCGACCTCTCGGCAGCCGGAAAGTCAGCTGCCGACTCTGATGATTCCTCAAGAGCTGACAGTCAACAAGTTTCCGGCGATCGCATTTGTTGCTCAGACGGGAAACAACAGCAAGATGGAAACCATAACTTTTCAATGGAAAGCACAACGCCAGACTATCCAATACAAATTTCAACTTGGGAGTGGTCATTATCAGAAAGTCATCGACTAG
- the ispE gene encoding 4-(cytidine 5'-diphospho)-2-C-methyl-D-erythritol kinase has protein sequence MEIIEKAPAKINLGLDVLFKRPDGYHELAMVMSSVDLADRLTMEEIAEDRIIVETNKAFLPVDQRNNVYQAAALVKKRYKIKKGIKINITKQIPVAAGLGGGSSDTAAVLRGMNRLWNLNLTDEELIELGMEVGTDVPYCLYGKTSLVAGKGEIVTGIEPMPQCWVILVKPRISVSTRTVFPEVDVDKIHHPDIAKLTEAVRANDYEQMIRYMGNALEDITIQRHPIIQQIKDRMMKYGADVALMSGSGPTVFALCRQHSRAQRVYNALKGFCDEVYLVRTLK, from the coding sequence ATGGAGATAATCGAGAAAGCACCGGCGAAAATCAATCTTGGATTGGATGTCCTATTCAAACGTCCAGACGGCTATCACGAGCTGGCGATGGTCATGTCCAGTGTGGATCTGGCGGATCGCTTGACTATGGAAGAAATAGCAGAAGATCGCATCATCGTCGAAACCAATAAAGCTTTTTTGCCAGTTGATCAGCGGAACAATGTTTATCAAGCCGCAGCTTTGGTGAAAAAACGTTACAAGATCAAAAAGGGCATTAAAATCAATATCACAAAACAGATCCCGGTAGCGGCAGGTCTTGGCGGCGGCAGTTCCGATACAGCGGCAGTTTTACGAGGAATGAATCGTTTGTGGAATCTGAATCTAACAGATGAAGAATTGATCGAACTTGGGATGGAAGTCGGAACAGATGTCCCTTATTGTTTATATGGTAAAACTTCTCTTGTAGCTGGGAAAGGCGAGATCGTCACAGGGATCGAACCTATGCCGCAATGTTGGGTGATCTTAGTGAAACCCAGGATCAGTGTGTCTACACGGACGGTATTTCCCGAGGTCGATGTAGACAAGATCCATCATCCGGATATCGCCAAATTGACAGAAGCGGTCCGCGCCAATGATTATGAGCAGATGATCCGCTATATGGGCAATGCGTTAGAAGATATCACGATCCAGCGTCATCCCATCATTCAGCAAATCAAAGATCGTATGATGAAATACGGGGCGGATGTTGCATTGATGAGCGGCAGCGGTCCAACAGTTTTTGCCTTGTGCCGACAACATTCCAGAGCACAACGGGTCTACAATGCCTTGAAGGGATTTTGCGATGAGGTCTATCTGGTCCGAACATTGAAATAA
- a CDS encoding metal ABC transporter substrate-binding protein, with the protein MKKYFIGISILATSLFLAACGASNQSEQSGTSASTEKIQAIATFYPMYEFTKEVLGDEGEVELLIPAGTEPHDYEPSAKDVAKISQADAFVYNSEELETWVDSIEDSLDDTTLVIEASEKIDLIESADDHDHDHDHDHEKDPHVWTDPVMAIKEVETIRDQLSEKYPDKKAAFEKNAAAYIEKLQELDDDFRAAFADAENTTFVTQHAAFGYLAKQYGLTQKSIAGISPDQEPSPSRLAELKHYVEDHGVKVIYFEENANKKVAETLSKETGVKLAVLNPLESLTTQQMEDGETYLTIMRKNLEALKESIQ; encoded by the coding sequence ATGAAGAAATATTTTATCGGTATCAGTATTTTAGCAACTAGTTTGTTTTTGGCGGCTTGCGGTGCGAGCAATCAATCAGAACAAAGCGGAACATCAGCTTCAACAGAAAAGATCCAAGCGATCGCGACCTTTTATCCGATGTATGAATTTACGAAAGAAGTGTTAGGGGATGAAGGAGAGGTTGAATTGCTGATACCAGCTGGAACTGAACCTCATGATTATGAGCCAAGCGCAAAAGACGTCGCGAAAATTTCCCAAGCGGATGCCTTCGTGTATAATAGTGAAGAGCTGGAAACTTGGGTCGACAGCATCGAAGACAGTTTGGATGATACGACATTGGTCATTGAAGCCAGTGAAAAGATCGATCTGATCGAATCAGCAGACGATCATGACCACGACCACGATCATGATCACGAGAAAGATCCCCATGTTTGGACTGATCCAGTGATGGCGATCAAAGAAGTCGAAACGATCCGTGATCAGCTAAGCGAAAAATATCCGGATAAAAAAGCCGCTTTTGAAAAGAATGCCGCGGCTTATATCGAGAAATTACAAGAATTAGATGATGATTTCAGAGCTGCTTTTGCGGATGCTGAAAACACAACTTTTGTTACGCAACATGCTGCATTCGGCTATTTAGCGAAACAATACGGATTGACGCAAAAATCGATTGCCGGAATCTCGCCAGATCAAGAGCCTTCACCAAGCCGCTTAGCAGAGTTGAAACATTACGTGGAGGACCACGGTGTGAAAGTAATCTACTTTGAAGAAAATGCCAATAAAAAAGTCGCAGAGACTCTGTCAAAGGAAACCGGCGTAAAATTAGCTGTATTGAACCCTCTCGAAAGTTTGACGACCCAACAAATGGAAGATGGAGAAACTTATCTTACCATTATGCGTAAAAATCTCGAAGCGTTAAAAGAAAGTATTCAATAA
- the comGC gene encoding competence type IV pilus major pilin ComGC gives MKKVKNGLKKDVKTAERDADKLGRSKRKYLGFTLIEMLFVLLIISVLVLLFVPNLAKHRDTADKESDTAIIAVVETQMELYQIENPDKAKPDAKKLEEEDYITEEQLKKYLAAKARHE, from the coding sequence ATGAAAAAAGTGAAGAATGGTTTAAAAAAGGATGTAAAAACGGCTGAAAGAGATGCAGACAAATTAGGAAGATCAAAGAGAAAATATTTAGGATTTACGTTGATCGAGATGCTTTTTGTTTTATTGATCATTAGTGTTTTAGTACTGCTTTTTGTGCCAAATCTTGCGAAACATCGCGATACTGCCGATAAGGAAAGTGATACTGCGATCATTGCGGTCGTGGAGACCCAGATGGAGCTTTATCAAATCGAGAATCCAGATAAAGCGAAGCCAGATGCGAAGAAACTTGAAGAGGAAGACTATATCACTGAAGAGCAATTAAAAAAATATCTGGCGGCGAAAGCCAGACATGAGTAA
- the comGF gene encoding competence type IV pilus minor pilin ComGF, with translation MKNDLDSNSRRIGKDRNDWSSGFTLIECLFTLLMLSGFLLLAAATIQHHKQIEPLLMRRNRQEFEIFLIQLENELAERTLQKTENQRITLKGTNVTTFIKYQNQKIVKEENGGHHPLLMDVKTVLFQQKDSCIEITVWFNNGDINYGKWIINET, from the coding sequence TTGAAAAATGATCTGGATTCAAATAGCAGAAGAATCGGAAAAGATAGGAATGACTGGAGCAGCGGTTTTACTTTGATCGAATGTCTTTTCACATTACTTATGCTTAGCGGCTTTTTGCTGCTAGCTGCAGCGACGATCCAACATCACAAGCAGATCGAACCGCTTTTGATGCGACGCAATCGACAAGAATTCGAGATTTTTTTGATCCAATTGGAAAACGAGCTTGCTGAAAGAACCTTGCAAAAAACAGAAAACCAGCGGATCACTCTGAAAGGCACGAATGTTACGACGTTTATCAAATATCAGAATCAAAAAATCGTCAAAGAGGAAAATGGCGGACATCATCCTTTATTGATGGATGTCAAAACCGTCTTGTTCCAACAAAAGGATTCGTGTATCGAGATCACTGTCTGGTTCAACAATGGAGATATCAATTATGGGAAATGGATCATCAACGAAACATAA
- the purR gene encoding pur operon repressor, which produces MKVRRSERLIDMTHYLLDHPHELIPLTFFAKRYESAKSSISEDLAIAKKTFKKRGTGILETIPGAAGGVVFIPEISPEEAKRYIESLAARLSEQDRLLPGGYVYLSDLLGEPDLLRQVGRIIASKYLGQKIDAVMTVATKGVPIAQAVSYYLNVPFVIVRRDSKITEGSTVSVNYVSGSSERIEKMELSKRSLKRGSRVLVVDDFMKGGGTINGMQSLIEEFECDLVGVTVFAEAKFKGKRAVNDYTSLLFVEDVDTQTKTISVVPGNYFDE; this is translated from the coding sequence GTGAAAGTGCGTCGTAGTGAACGATTGATCGACATGACACATTATTTATTGGATCATCCCCATGAGTTGATTCCATTGACATTTTTTGCGAAACGTTACGAGTCGGCAAAATCTTCGATCAGTGAAGATCTGGCTATCGCTAAAAAAACCTTTAAAAAAAGAGGAACAGGTATTTTAGAAACGATTCCTGGTGCCGCAGGAGGCGTCGTTTTCATCCCTGAGATTTCTCCAGAAGAAGCTAAACGATACATAGAATCTTTAGCCGCACGTTTATCTGAACAAGACCGATTATTGCCAGGCGGTTATGTTTATTTGTCTGATTTATTAGGAGAACCGGATTTGTTGCGTCAAGTAGGCCGGATCATCGCTTCTAAATATCTTGGACAAAAAATCGATGCCGTGATGACGGTGGCTACAAAAGGTGTGCCCATCGCGCAAGCAGTTTCTTATTATTTGAATGTACCGTTCGTGATCGTTCGTCGGGATTCCAAGATCACTGAAGGTTCGACAGTAAGTGTCAATTATGTGTCGGGTTCATCAGAACGCATTGAAAAAATGGAATTGTCCAAACGCAGCTTGAAACGCGGGTCCCGCGTATTAGTCGTGGATGACTTTATGAAAGGCGGCGGCACCATCAATGGGATGCAAAGCCTGATCGAAGAATTTGAATGTGATCTTGTCGGTGTGACAGTTTTTGCGGAAGCTAAATTCAAAGGCAAACGTGCAGTGAACGATTACACATCACTATTGTTCGTAGAAGATGTCGATACTCAGACAAAAACGATCTCAGTCGTACCAGGAAATTATTTCGACGAATAA
- the comGB gene encoding competence type IV pilus assembly protein ComGB, whose protein sequence is MKRLCKLKDKCLKLFVKKIEARERQLFVKVVAVLLENGFSLQEALVVISRSRRLKGGIAENFQKQLSVGKTLAQCFQSIGFSPQEIAQIQLAEEHGSVCDTLHQIEKQLALFLKQREEFRKVAIYPLLLIFFVLAVLFSMRQFLLPQLLATGMVTPEHGGIRFLYWSPYILGGIILLIFVILISFNCYFKEKDQLTKACIWSRLPIIGIYYRLYTAAYFSLEWGKLFVQGIEIYQIIQLMQKTAADSLMNEWAQDLNQTLTQGKALAEKLAEYPFVTEEFSIIVFQGEAKGKLGEELILYSQLTNQLLIRRIEGVMRWIQPIVFLFVTVLIISVYGAMFLPIYSNMGGIG, encoded by the coding sequence ATGAAACGACTTTGCAAATTGAAAGATAAGTGTTTAAAGCTGTTTGTGAAAAAAATTGAAGCCAGAGAGCGTCAGCTTTTTGTCAAGGTGGTTGCTGTTCTGCTGGAAAATGGCTTTAGCTTGCAAGAAGCGTTGGTGGTGATCAGCCGCAGCCGGCGCTTGAAAGGAGGGATAGCTGAAAACTTTCAAAAACAGCTGTCTGTCGGAAAAACGTTGGCACAATGCTTTCAGTCAATCGGTTTTTCTCCACAAGAAATCGCTCAGATCCAATTAGCCGAAGAGCATGGCAGCGTCTGCGACACATTGCACCAAATCGAAAAACAATTGGCATTATTTTTGAAGCAACGGGAAGAATTTCGGAAAGTCGCAATCTATCCACTTTTGTTGATCTTCTTTGTCTTAGCAGTCCTTTTCAGTATGCGTCAATTTTTATTGCCGCAATTATTAGCCACCGGTATGGTAACACCTGAACATGGCGGCATCCGTTTTTTATATTGGTCACCATATATTTTAGGCGGGATAATTTTATTGATTTTTGTTATTTTAATATCGTTTAATTGTTATTTTAAGGAGAAAGACCAACTGACAAAAGCCTGTATTTGGAGTCGGCTGCCGATTATCGGAATCTATTATCGTTTATACACGGCAGCCTATTTTTCGTTGGAATGGGGTAAGCTTTTTGTACAAGGAATCGAGATTTATCAAATTATTCAATTGATGCAAAAAACAGCGGCGGATTCTTTGATGAATGAGTGGGCTCAGGATCTGAACCAGACATTGACACAAGGAAAAGCTTTAGCTGAAAAATTAGCAGAGTATCCCTTTGTGACGGAGGAATTTTCTATTATTGTCTTTCAAGGAGAGGCGAAAGGAAAGTTGGGTGAGGAACTGATCCTTTACAGCCAACTGACGAATCAGCTATTGATCAGACGGATCGAAGGCGTGATGCGTTGGATCCAACCAATCGTTTTTTTGTTCGTTACAGTCTTGATCATCAGTGTCTATGGCGCGATGTTTTTACCGATTTATAGCAATATGGGAGGAATTGGATGA
- a CDS encoding metal ABC transporter permease, with translation MALLSYEFMRKAFLAVIFIAGIAPMLGVFLVIRRQSLLADTLSHVSLAGVALGFFFNLNPNLTTLIVVVIAAVLLEYLQSMYRSYAEISIAILMAGGLALALVLMNLSGGNSATSIQSYLFGSIVTITTQQVFILGGLFIVTQILFLLFKRPMYVLTFDEDTAHVDGLPIHLMSTLFNILTGVAIAVMIPIAGALLISAIIVLPAAISMRIGKGFNVVILISILIGLIGMLSGLTSSFYLDTPPGATITLVFIALFLLLNLVKQIIVFIQRKQRINK, from the coding sequence ATGGCGCTGCTTTCATATGAATTCATGAGGAAAGCTTTTCTAGCAGTGATCTTTATTGCTGGGATCGCGCCGATGTTAGGGGTGTTTCTGGTGATCCGTCGGCAATCGCTGTTGGCGGACACATTGTCTCACGTTTCATTGGCAGGGGTCGCGTTAGGATTTTTCTTTAATTTGAACCCTAATTTGACTACACTGATCGTTGTAGTGATCGCGGCTGTCTTACTGGAATATCTGCAGTCTATGTATCGCAGTTATGCGGAGATCTCGATCGCGATCTTGATGGCAGGGGGACTGGCGTTGGCATTGGTTCTGATGAATCTCAGCGGCGGTAATTCCGCCACCAGCATTCAGTCGTATCTTTTCGGCTCTATCGTAACGATCACAACACAACAAGTCTTTATTTTAGGCGGCTTGTTCATAGTTACGCAGATCCTGTTTCTATTGTTCAAACGACCAATGTATGTCCTGACTTTTGATGAGGATACCGCTCATGTGGATGGACTGCCGATCCATTTGATGTCCACTCTCTTCAATATTTTGACCGGGGTAGCGATCGCGGTGATGATCCCGATTGCCGGAGCATTATTGATTTCAGCGATCATCGTACTGCCGGCTGCCATCAGTATGCGGATCGGCAAAGGCTTTAATGTCGTGATCTTGATCAGTATTTTGATCGGTCTGATCGGAATGCTCAGCGGGCTGACCAGTTCCTTTTATTTAGATACTCCTCCGGGGGCCACCATCACATTAGTCTTCATTGCATTGTTTTTACTTTTGAATCTTGTGAAGCAGATCATCGTATTCATCCAAAGAAAACAACGCATCAATAAGTAA
- a CDS encoding ribose-phosphate diphosphokinase, with amino-acid sequence MSNQYFDPRLKIFALNSNRPLAEKIAAAVGVELGKCSVNQFSDGEIQVNIEESIRGAHVYVIQSTSSPVNDNLMELLIMIDALKRASAKTINVVMPYYGYARQDRKARSREPITAKLVANMLEKAGATRMVTLDLHAAQIQGFFDIPVDHLMGAPLIANYFLEKGIQGDDVVVVSPDHGGVTRARKLAEFLKSPIAIIDKRRPKANVAEVMNIIGHVEGKICVLIDDMIDTAGTITLAANALKEAGAKSVYASCTHPVLSGPALQRIQDSAIERCVVTDSIYLPEDRRTEKIDEISVSALMGEAIKRIHENKPVSPLFETKPV; translated from the coding sequence ATGTCAAATCAGTATTTTGATCCAAGATTGAAAATTTTTGCGTTGAATTCAAATCGTCCTTTGGCAGAAAAAATCGCGGCAGCAGTTGGTGTAGAATTGGGGAAATGTTCAGTTAATCAATTCAGCGACGGCGAAATCCAAGTAAACATTGAAGAAAGTATCCGCGGTGCCCATGTCTATGTCATCCAATCAACCAGCAGTCCGGTAAATGATAATTTGATGGAATTGTTGATCATGATAGACGCTTTGAAACGAGCAAGCGCAAAAACGATCAACGTAGTAATGCCTTATTACGGCTATGCCCGCCAAGACCGCAAAGCCCGTTCCCGCGAACCGATCACTGCGAAATTGGTTGCTAATATGCTAGAAAAAGCCGGCGCGACTCGGATGGTCACTCTTGACCTGCATGCGGCGCAAATCCAAGGTTTCTTTGATATTCCAGTGGATCATTTGATGGGAGCACCATTGATCGCTAACTATTTCTTAGAAAAAGGGATCCAAGGCGATGATGTCGTAGTTGTTTCACCAGACCATGGTGGCGTAACACGGGCACGTAAATTAGCCGAATTTTTGAAATCACCGATCGCCATCATCGACAAACGTCGTCCAAAAGCAAATGTTGCTGAAGTTATGAATATTATCGGACATGTAGAAGGCAAAATCTGTGTCTTGATCGATGATATGATCGATACTGCCGGTACGATCACATTGGCTGCTAACGCATTGAAAGAAGCCGGTGCGAAAAGTGTCTACGCTTCTTGTACACACCCTGTATTGTCCGGTCCTGCTTTGCAACGTATCCAAGATTCAGCTATCGAACGCTGTGTCGTGACGGATTCTATCTATCTGCCTGAAGACCGCCGCACAGAAAAAATCGATGAAATCAGTGTCAGCGCACTGATGGGAGAAGCAATTAAACGGATTCATGAGAACAAACCTGTAAGTCCACTTTTTGAAACAAAACCAGTTTAA
- a CDS encoding metal ABC transporter ATP-binding protein: MRYIDVKDLTFYYDDEPVLEGINYSVDDGEFVILTGENGAAKSTLIKATLGLLKPTKGEVTLSKTNAAGGKLHIGYIPQQIASFNAGFPSTVLELVRSGRYPRDRWFKKLTEKDHQHVQRALEAVGMWDVRHKRIGELSGGQKQRISLARVFAADPDLFILDEPTTGMDEESRNKFYRLLRHSAHVHGKSILMITHDHEDIKEYCDRQIRLVRKEDSPWRCFHMNS; the protein is encoded by the coding sequence TTGCGCTATATCGATGTAAAAGATTTAACATTTTATTATGATGACGAACCGGTATTGGAAGGCATCAATTATTCCGTAGATGACGGTGAATTCGTCATTTTGACCGGTGAAAATGGTGCCGCCAAATCCACGTTGATCAAAGCGACATTAGGACTGTTGAAGCCGACAAAAGGCGAAGTCACATTGTCCAAAACCAACGCGGCTGGAGGAAAACTCCATATCGGTTATATCCCGCAGCAGATCGCGTCTTTCAACGCCGGTTTTCCCAGTACGGTCTTGGAACTAGTCCGCTCTGGACGTTATCCGAGAGACCGCTGGTTCAAAAAACTGACGGAAAAAGATCATCAACACGTTCAGCGGGCCTTAGAAGCAGTCGGGATGTGGGATGTGCGTCACAAACGCATCGGTGAATTATCAGGTGGACAAAAACAACGAATCAGTTTGGCAAGGGTCTTTGCCGCTGATCCTGACTTATTTATTTTAGATGAGCCGACCACCGGGATGGACGAAGAGTCTCGCAATAAGTTTTATCGCCTGTTGCGTCACAGTGCTCATGTCCACGGCAAATCGATTTTGATGATCACTCATGATCATGAAGACATCAAAGAATATTGTGACCGCCAGATTCGTTTGGTGCGAAAGGAGGATTCCCCATGGCGCTGCTTTCATATGAATTCATGA